Proteins encoded within one genomic window of Glycine soja cultivar W05 chromosome 1, ASM419377v2, whole genome shotgun sequence:
- the LOC114413802 gene encoding allene oxide cyclase, chloroplastic-like, whose protein sequence is MASMGSLKMISSLKLSRSSCSISPLQTQKQVGSSLFQSFPTKTLKFSATPQVSTSRRSTNKTTTTAFFFNNQKQHQDSSQPAKVQELFVYEINERDRGSPAYLRLSQKPVNSLGDLVPFSNKIYSGDLQKRLGITAGLCVLIQHEPEKKGDRYEAIYSFYFGNYGHISVQGAYLTFQDTYLAVTGGSGIFEGASGQVKLHQLVFPFKLFYTFYLKGVPDLPPELLGKPVEPSPSVEPSPAAMATEPHACLPNFTN, encoded by the exons ATGGCTTCCATGGGCTCTCTGAAGATGATTTCGTCCCTCAAACTCTCCCGTTCAAGTTGTTCTATCTCTCCCCTTCAAACCCAAAAGCAAGTAGGTTCAAGTCTCTTTCAATCCTTCCCAACCAAAACTTTAAAATTCTCAGCTACCCCTCAAGTATCTACATCCAGAAGAAGTACCAACAAGACCACTACCACTGCATTCTTCTTCAATAACCAAAAGCAGCATCAAGATTCCTCACAGCCAG CCAAAGTTCAAGAACTCTTTGTCTACGAGATCAACGAACGCGACCGAGGAAGTCCTGCATACCTTAGGCTAAGCCAGAAGCCAGTTAACTCTCTAGGAGACTTAGTGCCATTCAGCAACAAGATATACTCTGGAGACTTGCAAAAGAGACTAGGGATAACTGCAGGCTTGTGTGTGCTCATCCAGCATGAGCCTGAGAAAAAGGGTGATAGATATGAGGCCATTTACAGCTTCTACTTTGGAAACTATGGCCACATATCAGTGCAAGGAGCCTATCTCACATTCCAAGACACATATCTGGCAGTTACAGGAGGCTCTGGAATCTTTGAAGGTGCTTCTGGACAAGTGAAGCTTCACCAACTTGTGTTCCCTTTCAAGCTGTTCTACACCTTCTATTTGAAGGGTGTTCCTGATTTGCCTCCTGAACTGCTTGGGAAACCTGTTGAACCTTCACCAAGTGTTGAGCCTTCTCCTGCTGCTATGGCTACCGAGCCTCATGCCTGTTTGCCAAACTTCACCAACTga